The proteins below come from a single Garra rufa chromosome 3, GarRuf1.0, whole genome shotgun sequence genomic window:
- the LOC141331550 gene encoding serine/threonine-protein kinase pim-2-like, with protein sequence MVKNHPHQLDEPPIGPGETDGGRKEAGREEKMRENKCFWRWPFGRGETDGGRKEAEKEEKKKKSFLRWPTLSFPRSKTAKYDLFKAEENFKSVEGTYRRLDNAPTSEVPPAAEEQPKQDVLDKASTSEVPPAVEEQPEQDVLENGYIMRGYEIGPKLGEGAFGLVYAGTRHEDGLKVAVKYSVKAPHMPYITVPGHPKRLPLEIGLTLMVNEGPKAPEIIELLDWQEETDHFIMVMERPFPCMDLFSFLELHGGTLNERMARRIMWQVVRAANACCEKGVFHRDIKLENLLVNPDTMEVKLIDFGCGALMKNSAYKVFCGTREYFPPEFQFTGKYYAKPTTVWSLGILLFEMVCGDLPSAEDLFMTAANIWTSPGLSQKCCELICDCLQPKPKNRLALEKMHLHAWFNVQTRELTDMEKTSENDTLDFSSQSAFHLLDCDMSGLPIPPSP encoded by the exons ATGGTGAAAAACCATCCTCATCAGCTTGATGAGCCGCCTATTGGTCCTGGTGAGACTGATGGAGGGAGAAAGGAGGCAGGaagagaggagaaaatgagagagaATAAGTGCTTCTGGAGGTGGCCGTTTGGGCGTGGTGAGACTGATGGAGGGAGAAAGGAGGCAGAGAAAgaggagaaaaagaagaagagcTTCCTTAGATGGCCCACTCTCAGCTTTCCTCGCAGCAAAACTGCAAAATACGACCTGTTTAAGGCTGAAGAGAACTTCAAGTCTGTGGAGGGAACATATCGGAGACTTGACAATG CTCCAACTTCTGAAGTCCCTCCTGCTGCTGAGGAGCAGCCAAAGCAGGACGTCCTGGACAAGG CTTCAACTTCAGAAGTCCCTCCTGCTGTTGAGGAACAGCCAGAGCAGGACGTCCTGGAAAATG GTTACATAATGAGGGGTTATGAAATTGGCCCCAAGCTGGGTGAAGGAGCATTTGGCTTGGTGTACGCAGGGACTCGACACGAGGATGGACTCAag GTGGCTGTGAAATATTCAGTGAAGGCACCACACATGCCATATATCACAGTG CCGGGTCATCCCAAACGCCTCCCCTTAGAGATCGGCCTGACACTCATGGTCAATGAGGGCCCCAAAGCTCCTGAAATCATTGAACTGCTGGACTGGCAGGAAGAAACTGACCACTTCATCATGGTCATGGAGCGGCCATTCCCTTGCATGGACTTGTTTAGTTTCCTGGAGCTCCACGGAGGAACCCTCAACGAGCGTATGGCACGACGCATTATGTGGCAGGTGGTTCGTGCTGCTAACGCTTGCTGTGAGAAAGGTGTCTTCCATCGGGACATCAAACTGGAGAACCTCCTGGTGAATCCGGACACCATGGAGGTGAAACTGATTGACTTTGGTTGCGGTGCTCTCATGAAAAATTCAGCCTACAAAGTCTTCTGTG GCACGAGAGAGTACTTTCCTCCAGAGTTCCAGTTCACCGGCAAGTACTATGCAAAGCCGACGACAGTGTGGTCACTCGGGATCCTCCTGTTTGAAATGGTGTGCGGGGATTTGCCCTCAGCAGAGGACCTGTTCATGACCGCTGCCAACATCTGGACCAGTCCAGGCCTGTCACAAA AATGCTGCGAGTTGATTTGTGACTGTCTGCAGCCAAAGCCAAAGAACAGACTCGCTCTGGAGAAGATGCATCTCCATGCCTGGTTTAACGTACAGACTCGAGAGCTTACAG ACATGGAGAAAACATCAGAAAATGACACCCTTGATTTCTCTTCTCAGTCTGCTTTCCATCTGCTGGACTGTGACATGAGTGGCCTTCCCATCCCTCCAAGTCCTTGA
- the rps4x gene encoding small ribosomal subunit protein eS4, whose amino-acid sequence MLDKLTGVFAPRPSTGPHKLRECLPLIIFLRNRLKYALTGKEVKKICMQRFIKIDGKVRTDITYPAGFMDVISIEKTGENFRLIYDVKGRFTVHRITNEEAKYKLCKVRRIIIGTKGIPHLVTHDARTIRYPDPLIKVNDTVRIDLDTGKISDFIKFETGNICMVTGGANLGRIGVITNREKHPGSFDVVHVKDSAGNSFATRLTNIFVIGKGNKPWVSLPRGKGIRLTIAEERDKRLAAKQSSS is encoded by the exons ATGCTGGACAAACTCACTGGAGTGTTT GCTCCTCGTCCATCCACCGGTCCCCACAAACTGAGGGAGTGTCTGCCCCTCATCATCTTCCTGAGGAACCGTCTCAAGTATGCTCTTACTGGAAAGGAGGTCAAGAAGATCTGCATGCAGAGGTTCATCAAGATTGACGGCAAGGTCCGCACTGATATCACCTACCCTGCTGGTTTCATGG ATGTGATCAGCATCGAGAAGACTGGTGAGAACTTTAGGCTGATCTATGATGTCAAGGGACGCTTTACAGTTCACCGCATCACAAATGAGGAGGCCAAG TACAAATTGTGCAAGGTGAGGAGAATCATCATTGGCACAAAGGGAATCCCACATCTGGTCACCCATGATGCCCGCACCATCCGTTACCCTGATCCTCTGATCAAGGTCAACGACACTGTCCGCATTGACTTGGACACAGGCAAAATTTCAGACTTCATCAAATTCGAGACTG GCAACATTTGCATGGTGACTGGTGGTGCTAACTTGGGGCGTATTGGTGTGATCACCAATAGAGAGAAGCATCCTGGATCTTTTGATGTGGTGCATGTTAAAGACAGTGCTGGCAACAGCTTTGCCACCAGGCTCACCAACATCTTTGTCATCGGCAAG GGCAACAAGCCATGGGTGTCCCTGCCTCGTGGAAAGGGTATCCGCCTAACCATTGCTGAGGAGAGAGACAAGAGACTGGCTGCCAAACAAAGCAGCAGCTAA